From Cellvibrio zantedeschiae, the proteins below share one genomic window:
- a CDS encoding PA3496 family putative envelope integrity protein — translation MNPSMQNYESDVIEQAMAAFLLQAVNAKSKSSKIKANMECRRKLEIKWEERRLKREISEFDFN, via the coding sequence ATGAACCCATCAATGCAAAACTACGAATCAGATGTCATAGAACAAGCGATGGCAGCTTTTTTACTTCAGGCGGTAAATGCCAAAAGTAAAAGCTCCAAGATAAAAGCCAATATGGAATGCAGAAGGAAGCTGGAAATAAAATGGGAAGAGCGTCGTTTAAAGCGCGAGATTTCAGAATTTGATTTTAATTAG